The following proteins come from a genomic window of Streptomyces sp. Sge12:
- the nuoK gene encoding NADH-quinone oxidoreductase subunit NuoK, whose protein sequence is MHLAYPAVLAALLFCTGLYGVLARRNAILVLMSVELMLNAVNLNLVAFDVWLRDALHAGQALTLFTIAIAAAEIGIGLAIVLMVYRNRGTSDVDRLRDTAEGHEPAAANNQSEVTA, encoded by the coding sequence ACCCCGCCGTCCTCGCGGCGCTCCTCTTCTGCACGGGCCTGTACGGAGTACTCGCCCGCCGCAACGCCATCCTGGTCCTGATGTCCGTCGAGCTGATGCTCAACGCCGTCAACCTGAACCTGGTGGCCTTCGACGTCTGGCTGCGCGACGCCCTGCACGCCGGCCAGGCCCTCACCCTCTTCACCATCGCGATCGCCGCCGCCGAGATCGGCATCGGCCTCGCCATCGTGCTGATGGTGTACCGCAACCGGGGCACCTCCGACGTCGACCGGCTGCGCGACACCGCCGAGGGCCACGAGCCCGCCGCCGCGAACAACCAGAGCGAGGTCACCGCGTGA
- a CDS encoding complex I subunit 4 family protein produces the protein MQFLLAFIVVAPLLGSAAALLPAPPGLKGKSPEQAVLRHGVTVTGVILAAAIALTLGFDHDAPSRFQATTDISWIQALNVRIHLGIDGISLPLLLMTALLFFLCALYSYFKLPAGPSPKAFVALLLVLESGTLATFAVLDLLLFFLAFEMVLIPMYFLIARWGGAQRQAAAWKFILYTLLGSVVMLLGLLLIGVTSGTFDMVALASDNGRELSHTTQLLAVLAIGLGLAVKTPMWPLHSWLPDAHTAAPTVGSVLLAGVLLKMGTYGFVRILLPITPDGMATFAPYLGAFAAVGIVYGSLACLALARKGNKGDLKRLIAYSSVGHMGFVLLGIASMTPTGVNGALFANIAHGLITGLLFFLVGALKDRYGTADLDTLAGATGAALYGRAPRMGAFLAFAAVASLGLPGLAGFWGEMLALFGAFEPAEGLSRPAFLTYMAIGAFGTLLTAAYLLIVVRRVCMGDPKAGPELAVPDIQRYEFAAWTPLVALTVLAGLWPAVLLGLTDPAVQKLLAGGNS, from the coding sequence ATGCAGTTCCTTCTGGCGTTCATCGTGGTCGCACCGCTCCTCGGCTCCGCCGCGGCGCTCCTGCCGGCCCCGCCCGGCCTCAAGGGCAAGAGCCCCGAACAGGCCGTGCTCCGCCACGGCGTGACCGTGACCGGCGTGATCCTCGCCGCGGCCATCGCCCTCACCCTGGGCTTCGACCACGACGCCCCGTCCCGCTTCCAGGCGACGACGGACATCAGCTGGATCCAGGCGCTGAACGTCCGGATCCACCTCGGCATCGACGGCATCTCGCTCCCCCTCCTCCTGATGACCGCGCTGCTGTTCTTCCTCTGCGCGCTCTACAGCTACTTCAAGCTCCCCGCGGGCCCCTCCCCGAAGGCCTTCGTCGCACTGCTCCTGGTCCTGGAGTCCGGCACCCTCGCCACCTTCGCCGTCCTCGACCTGCTGCTCTTCTTCCTCGCCTTCGAGATGGTCCTCATCCCGATGTACTTCCTCATCGCCCGCTGGGGCGGTGCTCAGCGGCAGGCCGCCGCCTGGAAGTTCATCCTCTACACCCTCCTCGGCTCCGTGGTCATGCTGCTCGGCCTGCTGCTCATCGGTGTGACGAGCGGCACATTCGACATGGTGGCACTCGCCTCTGACAACGGCCGCGAACTGTCCCACACCACCCAGCTCCTGGCCGTCCTCGCCATCGGCCTCGGCCTCGCCGTGAAGACCCCGATGTGGCCCCTGCACAGCTGGCTGCCGGACGCGCACACCGCCGCGCCCACCGTCGGATCCGTCCTGCTGGCCGGCGTCCTGCTCAAGATGGGCACGTACGGGTTCGTCCGCATCCTGCTGCCCATCACCCCCGACGGCATGGCCACCTTCGCCCCTTACCTCGGGGCCTTCGCCGCCGTCGGCATCGTCTACGGATCGCTCGCCTGCCTCGCGCTGGCCCGCAAGGGGAACAAGGGCGACCTCAAGCGCCTCATCGCCTACTCCTCCGTCGGCCACATGGGCTTCGTCCTCCTCGGCATCGCGTCCATGACCCCCACCGGCGTCAACGGCGCGCTCTTCGCCAACATCGCCCACGGCCTGATCACCGGCCTCCTCTTCTTCCTGGTCGGCGCCCTCAAGGACCGCTACGGCACCGCCGACCTCGACACCCTCGCCGGGGCCACCGGCGCCGCCCTCTACGGCCGCGCCCCCCGCATGGGCGCCTTCCTCGCCTTTGCCGCCGTCGCCTCCCTCGGCCTGCCGGGCCTGGCCGGCTTCTGGGGCGAGATGCTGGCCCTCTTCGGCGCCTTCGAGCCCGCCGAGGGCCTCTCCCGCCCCGCCTTCCTCACCTACATGGCCATCGGGGCGTTCGGCACCCTGCTCACCGCCGCCTACCTGCTGATCGTCGTACGGCGCGTCTGCATGGGAGACCCGAAAGCCGGCCCCGAGCTCGCCGTCCCGGACATCCAGCGCTACGAATTCGCCGCCTGGACCCCGCTCGTCGCCCTCACCGTCCTCGCCGGCCTGTGGCCCGCGGTCCTCCTCGGCCTCACCGACCCGGCCGTCCAGAAGCTCCTCGCAGGAGGCAATTCATGA
- a CDS encoding NADH-quinone oxidoreductase subunit 5 family protein: MSTTTLAVLVPLLPFLGAVAGLLLGRTAPGFVRPLAILPTLASAVLAVIVAVRQGGGEPIDTATELTPTGSVPIDLSLYLDGFAVLVAVLVGVVATCVQLYSTAYLREDPRYPSYAALVSLFTSAMLLVVYSGDLMVLLVGWEIMGICSYFLVGHYWETEAARSASLKAFLVTKLGDVPFLIGLFALGTDAGSFRIPKILNTVAAGGLDHPTLIALLLLAGVAGKSAQFPLHTWLPDAMAGPTPVSALIHAATMVAAGVYFIARLLPVFAASRAALVVMAVMAAVTMVGSGLAAIAQDDIKRVLAYSTVGQLGYMVGALAVGDRGAAVFHLLSHGAFKALLFLGAGVIIHAAGTNSLGAMSRMGGLSKRIPDAFWTMTIALLALAAVPPFAGFFSKEAVLVAAENTAAGHSEFAPSAAGWLVLVAGLLTALLTAAYATRLWLMAFRGRGAAAPDHGKEPLAMTGVLWLLAIPSVGFGLAAGPIAGWFDGGELTPTLVTSVLGTGAAAIGAMLTYALWQRASAKAALATAAGTRAAAAAGAPAAAVAAESAAEAPEVAEVTHDHPAVPVGPAADPGKAFLGPLHRHAADGFHLDAVYDRLFVRPVRAAASLVRFLDREVVDTYVRGAGTGTQLLGSLVRRAQTGNVQSYLSALLAGAVVLAIATAVLANVNAGS; the protein is encoded by the coding sequence GTGAGCACCACGACCCTCGCCGTCCTCGTCCCGCTGCTGCCCTTCCTGGGCGCGGTCGCGGGACTGCTGCTCGGCCGCACCGCACCCGGCTTCGTCCGGCCGCTCGCCATCCTGCCGACGCTCGCCTCCGCCGTACTGGCCGTCATCGTCGCCGTCCGCCAGGGCGGCGGCGAGCCGATCGACACCGCGACCGAGCTGACCCCGACCGGCTCGGTGCCGATCGACCTCTCGCTGTACCTGGACGGCTTCGCCGTGCTGGTCGCCGTCCTGGTCGGGGTCGTCGCCACCTGCGTACAGCTCTACTCGACGGCGTACCTCCGTGAGGACCCGCGCTACCCGTCGTATGCCGCTCTCGTCTCACTGTTCACCTCCGCCATGCTGCTCGTCGTCTACTCCGGCGACCTGATGGTGCTGCTGGTCGGCTGGGAGATCATGGGCATCTGCTCGTACTTCCTGGTCGGCCACTACTGGGAGACCGAAGCGGCCCGCTCCGCCTCCCTGAAGGCCTTCCTCGTCACCAAGCTCGGCGACGTCCCCTTCCTGATCGGCCTGTTCGCGCTCGGCACGGACGCCGGCTCCTTCCGGATCCCGAAGATCCTGAACACCGTCGCCGCGGGCGGACTCGACCACCCGACCTTGATCGCACTGCTCCTGCTCGCCGGAGTCGCGGGCAAGTCCGCGCAGTTCCCCCTGCACACCTGGCTCCCCGACGCCATGGCGGGCCCCACCCCGGTGTCGGCGCTGATCCACGCCGCGACGATGGTCGCGGCCGGCGTCTACTTCATCGCCCGCCTCCTGCCCGTCTTCGCGGCCTCCCGTGCCGCGCTGGTCGTCATGGCCGTGATGGCGGCCGTCACGATGGTCGGCTCCGGCCTGGCCGCCATCGCCCAGGACGACATCAAGCGAGTGCTCGCCTACTCCACGGTCGGCCAGCTCGGCTACATGGTCGGCGCCCTGGCCGTCGGCGACCGCGGCGCCGCCGTCTTCCACCTCCTGTCCCACGGCGCCTTCAAGGCGCTCCTCTTCCTCGGCGCCGGCGTGATCATCCACGCCGCCGGTACGAACTCCCTGGGCGCCATGTCCCGGATGGGCGGCCTGTCCAAGCGCATCCCCGACGCCTTCTGGACGATGACGATCGCGCTGCTCGCGCTCGCCGCCGTCCCGCCCTTCGCCGGCTTCTTCTCGAAGGAAGCCGTCCTCGTCGCCGCCGAGAACACCGCGGCCGGCCACTCGGAATTCGCCCCGAGCGCCGCCGGCTGGCTCGTGCTCGTCGCCGGTCTGCTGACCGCCCTGCTCACCGCCGCCTACGCCACCCGGCTGTGGCTGATGGCCTTCCGCGGCCGGGGCGCGGCCGCCCCCGACCACGGCAAGGAACCCCTCGCCATGACCGGCGTGCTGTGGCTGCTGGCGATCCCGTCGGTCGGATTCGGCCTCGCAGCGGGCCCCATCGCCGGCTGGTTCGACGGCGGGGAGCTCACCCCGACCCTGGTCACCTCGGTCCTCGGCACGGGCGCCGCCGCCATCGGCGCGATGCTGACCTACGCCCTCTGGCAGCGGGCCTCCGCGAAGGCCGCCCTCGCGACCGCCGCCGGCACCCGGGCCGCAGCCGCGGCCGGAGCGCCCGCCGCCGCCGTCGCCGCCGAATCCGCCGCGGAGGCCCCCGAGGTGGCCGAGGTGACCCACGATCACCCCGCCGTCCCGGTCGGCCCCGCCGCCGACCCCGGCAAGGCGTTCCTCGGCCCGCTGCACCGCCACGCGGCCGACGGCTTCCACCTCGACGCCGTCTACGACCGGCTCTTCGTCCGGCCCGTCCGGGCCGCCGCGAGCCTCGTCCGCTTCCTCGACCGCGAGGTCGTGGACACGTACGTCCGCGGCGCGGGCACCGGCACCCAGCTGCTCGGCAGCCTCGTCCGCCGCGCCCAGACCGGCAACGTGCAGAGCTACCTGAGCGCCCTGCTCGCCGGCGCCGTGGTCCTGGCGATCGCCACCGCCGTCCTCGCCAACGTCAACGCCGGATCGTGA